The Actinomycetes bacterium genomic interval CGTCAAGGCGGGCAAGGCGCGCTACATCGGGGCGTCGTCCATGTGGGCCTGGCAGTTCGCCAAGGCGCTGTTCCTCGCCGACCAGCACGGCTGGACCCGGTTCGTCTCCATGCAGGACCACTACAACCTGCTCAACCGCGAGGAGGAGCGGGAGATGCTCCCGCTGTGCGCTGACCAGGGCGTCGGCGTGCTGCCGTGGAGCCCGCTGGCCCGCGGCCGGCTGGCCCGGCCCTGGGACGAGGAGACCGAGCGGACCCGCACCGACGTGTTCGGCCAGACCCTCTACCAGGCGGGGGACTGGGCGATCGCGGACGCCGTCGCCCGGGTCGCCGAGGCGCGTGGCGTTCCGCGGGCGCAGGTGGCACTGGCCTGGGTGGCCCAGCAGCCGACCATCACCGCGCCGATCATCGGCGCGACCGGGCCGCATCACCTGACCGATGCCGTCGCCGCTCTCGACCTGCGGCTGACCGACGACGAGATCGCCGCGCTCGAGCGGCCCTACGCCCCGCACCCCGTTGCCGGGTTCTGACCCTGCCACCCACCCTCCACCGCGAGAACGAGGACCCCATGACCCCCACTCAGATCCCGCTCGACGACGACCCCAAGATCGCCCAGTACGCGCACCCCGAGCGGCTGGTCACCACCGACTGGTTGGCCGCGCACCTCGGCGACCCCGGGCTCGTGGTCGTGGAGTCCGACGAGGACGTGCTGCTCTACGACACCGGCCACATCCCCGGCGCGGTCAAGGTGGACTGGCACCTGGACCTCAACGACCCGGTCACCCGCGATTACGTGGACAGCGCCGCGTTCGCCGACCTGATGGCCCGCAAGGGGATCAGTCGGGACACCACCGTGGTCGTCTACGGCGACAAGAGCAACTGGTGGGCGGCCTACGCCCTGTGGGTGTTCAGCCTGTTCGGCCACGACGACGTCCGGCTGCTGGACGGCGGCCGGGCCAAGTGGGCCGCCGAGGGGCGGCCCATGACGACCGACCCCATCGTCCGGGAGCGGTCCGACTACCCGGTGGTGCAGCGGGTGGACGCCCCGATCCGGGCCTACCGCGACGACGTGCTGGCCAACCTGAGCAAACCGCTGATCGACGTCCGCTCGCCGGAGGAGTACACCGGCGAGCGGCTGCACATGCCGGACTACCCGCAGGAGGGCGCGCTGCGCGGCGGCCACATCCCGGGGGCGAAGAGCGTGCCGTGGGCCCGGGCGGCGGCCGAGGACGGCACCTTCCGGCCCCGGCCCGAGCTCGAGTCGATCTACCGCGACGAGGTCGGGCTGACCCAGGACGACGACATCGTTGCGTACTGCCGCATCGGCGAGCGCTCCTCGCACACCTGGTTCGTGCTCACCCACCTGTTGGGCTACCCGCACGTGCGCAACTACGACGGCTCGTGGACCGAGTGGGGCAACGCCGTCCGGGTCCCGGTCAAGCAGGGGCCCGGCGCATGAGCGGGCCGGCGCTGCCGCAGGCGCTGGAGGAGGTGGTCGAGGACTTCGCGGCGGTCGGCCCGCAGGACCGGGTGCAGCTGCTGCTCGAGCTGTCCCGCGACCTGCCGCCGCTGCCGCCGCGGTACGCCGAGCACCCGGACCTGCTGGAGCCGGTGCCGGAGTGCCAGTCGCCGCTGTTCCTCGCCGTCGAGGTGGATCTGGACCGCACGGTGCACCTGTTCTTCTCGGCGCCGCCGGAGGCCCCCACGACGCGGGGCTTCGCCGGGATCCTGCGCGAGGGGCTGGACGGCGAGCCGGCCGACGCCGTGCTGGCCGTGCCGGACGACTTCTACGTCCGGCTCGGTCTGGCCGAGGCGGTGAGCGCGCTGCGGCTGCGCGGGATGGCCGCGATGCTCGCCCGGATCAAGCGCCAGGTGCGGGAGAAGTCGGCCGGCTGACCGGCGCCGTGAGGGCTCGCAGCCGCTGCAGCAGCGGGGGCAGGGTCGCCTCCAGCGCCTCGACGAACAGCAGGTGGACGTCGGTCTCCACGACGAGCAGCTCCTTGGCCGGGGCCACGATCTCGTCGAACACCTGACGGGTGTAGCCCAGCGGGGACAGCGGGTCGCCCCGCCCGGCAACGACCAGGACGGGGCAGCGGATCGACCCGTCGCGCAGGGGTCGGTCCAGAAGTAGTCGGCGATCGCCGGATCTCGGGTGACCCGGCCCATCTCCAGGCAGGCGCCGAACGGGACCGGCAACTCCGGGGCGACCCGGCCGCCCATCCGGAGCGCGGCCCGCAGCGCGGGGAAGGCCGGCCGCAGGCGTGCCGGGTACCGGGGTGACGAGCAGCGAGTCCGGCAGCCGTGGGTCCAGGATGTTGTGGGCGACCACCGCCGTGAGCTGCGGCTCGACGGTGGCCACGGCCATCGCCAGCACGCCGCCCTGGCTGGAGCCGCACGCCACCACCCGGTCGCTCACCTCGCGCCGCGCCCACCCCACGGCGTCCCTGGCGTTGGTCACGAGCGCGCCAAGGGTGAGCGGACGCCGCACCCGTGGGCT includes:
- a CDS encoding aldo/keto reductase yields the protein MEYVNLGRTGLEVSRLCVGCMSFGDPERGNHSWTLPEADSRPIIKQALDLGINFFDTANVYSDGTSEEIVGRALADYARRDEVVIATKVHGRMRPGPNGAGLSRGHIMTAIDDSLRRLGTDYVDLYQIHRFDPATPLEETLETLHDVVKAGKARYIGASSMWAWQFAKALFLADQHGWTRFVSMQDHYNLLNREEEREMLPLCADQGVGVLPWSPLARGRLARPWDEETERTRTDVFGQTLYQAGDWAIADAVARVAEARGVPRAQVALAWVAQQPTITAPIIGATGPHHLTDAVAALDLRLTDDEIAALERPYAPHPVAGF
- a CDS encoding alpha/beta hydrolase; the protein is MTFLPGARTHPLLYEEFCDALARAGFTVVGLHGQGHGKSPRVRRPLTLGALVTNARDAVGWARREVSDRVVACGSSQGGVLAMAVATVEPQLTAVVAHNILDPRLPDSLLVTPVPGTPAAGLPRAAGRAPDGRPGRPGVAGPVRRLPGDGPGHPRSGDRRLLLDRPLRDGSIRCPVLVVAGRGDPLSPLGYTRQVFDEIVAPAKELLVVETDVHLLFVEALEATLPPLLQRLRALTAPVSRPTSPAPGA
- a CDS encoding sulfurtransferase, translating into MTPTQIPLDDDPKIAQYAHPERLVTTDWLAAHLGDPGLVVVESDEDVLLYDTGHIPGAVKVDWHLDLNDPVTRDYVDSAAFADLMARKGISRDTTVVVYGDKSNWWAAYALWVFSLFGHDDVRLLDGGRAKWAAEGRPMTTDPIVRERSDYPVVQRVDAPIRAYRDDVLANLSKPLIDVRSPEEYTGERLHMPDYPQEGALRGGHIPGAKSVPWARAAAEDGTFRPRPELESIYRDEVGLTQDDDIVAYCRIGERSSHTWFVLTHLLGYPHVRNYDGSWTEWGNAVRVPVKQGPGA
- a CDS encoding SufE family protein, translating into MSGPALPQALEEVVEDFAAVGPQDRVQLLLELSRDLPPLPPRYAEHPDLLEPVPECQSPLFLAVEVDLDRTVHLFFSAPPEAPTTRGFAGILREGLDGEPADAVLAVPDDFYVRLGLAEAVSALRLRGMAAMLARIKRQVREKSAG